The proteins below come from a single Pedobacter aquae genomic window:
- a CDS encoding gluconokinase, producing MVLSLAIDLGTTNLKVGLVNESGEIISIRSVAVPVKSNQKGEAEHDPEELKKLILGLCKELLVGDTKNQVAYIVSSTYQFGLMLLDAHKKPLTGITLLSDIRSQKTFDAFLESYSAFDIYAQTGCPLISPYVLARLFYFSTQEKDLFKKAQYFSDSKSFLFNWLTGEFTTDMSTAAASQAYNITNGTWDDTLLGHIGLEGKQFPEIKDGTSYLSSLQEDIRTELGLKQGVKVLLGVYDGAALAIGSGALQKGVGIMNVGTSAMLRVAGQIPAFDQDDNKRIQPYALNKQLFLNGGALNNAALPINWLRNSLFDVDLHDEAMLNLGTTAPLICLPYLTSERDSKTGPYASGVFFGLRQYHSKTDMARSVLEGVAYSMRYIFDALKENQLLITELRMGGGGTNIKPWVQIFANIMGLPIHIPSGDELGIVGSAMLAFAAEDKDKNINTIGSHGLGNNMTIYPDAAAVEVHHQRYQFFKKLRETLGPLYKEHAALANHPS from the coding sequence ATGGTCCTCTCACTAGCCATTGATTTAGGTACAACAAATCTTAAAGTAGGGCTGGTAAATGAGAGCGGAGAAATCATCAGTATACGCTCCGTAGCGGTACCCGTAAAAAGTAATCAAAAAGGAGAAGCAGAACACGACCCAGAGGAGCTTAAAAAACTTATCCTGGGTTTATGTAAAGAGTTGCTGGTTGGTGATACTAAAAACCAAGTAGCATATATCGTAAGTTCTACTTATCAGTTTGGCTTAATGCTATTAGATGCGCATAAAAAGCCGCTTACAGGTATTACTTTACTTTCAGATATCAGGTCTCAAAAAACTTTTGATGCTTTTTTAGAAAGTTATTCTGCCTTTGATATTTATGCGCAAACTGGCTGCCCGCTTATAAGTCCTTATGTATTGGCTAGGTTATTTTATTTCTCTACCCAAGAAAAAGACTTATTTAAGAAGGCTCAATATTTCTCAGACAGTAAATCGTTTTTATTCAACTGGTTAACAGGCGAATTCACTACTGATATGAGTACCGCAGCAGCAAGCCAGGCCTATAATATCACAAACGGAACTTGGGATGATACTTTATTAGGCCATATAGGTTTAGAAGGAAAACAATTTCCAGAAATTAAAGATGGCACCTCTTATCTTTCCTCTTTACAGGAAGACATCAGGACCGAATTAGGACTAAAACAAGGTGTTAAAGTTTTACTAGGTGTTTATGATGGCGCAGCTTTAGCTATAGGCTCTGGAGCTTTACAAAAAGGTGTTGGTATCATGAATGTGGGTACATCCGCGATGCTTCGCGTAGCTGGTCAAATACCTGCTTTTGACCAAGACGATAATAAGCGTATACAACCTTATGCACTAAACAAGCAGCTATTTTTAAATGGTGGGGCTCTTAATAATGCCGCCTTACCTATTAATTGGTTGCGCAATAGCTTGTTTGATGTTGATTTACATGATGAAGCCATGCTTAACTTAGGCACAACAGCGCCTTTAATTTGCTTGCCTTATTTAACCAGTGAAAGGGACTCTAAAACAGGTCCTTATGCTTCTGGAGTATTTTTCGGCTTACGCCAATACCACAGCAAAACAGACATGGCTCGCTCTGTATTAGAAGGGGTAGCTTATTCTATGCGTTATATTTTTGATGCCTTAAAAGAAAATCAGCTTCTTATTACCGAGTTGCGTATGGGTGGCGGCGGAACCAATATAAAACCATGGGTACAAATTTTTGCCAATATCATGGGTTTACCTATTCATATCCCTTCCGGGGATGAATTGGGTATAGTTGGTAGTGCTATGCTTGCTTTTGCAGCCGAGGATAAGGATAAAAACATCAATACCATAGGTTCACATGGTCTTGGAAATAATATGACCATCTATCCCGATGCTGCTGCTGTAGAAGTTCATCATCAACGTTATCAATTTTTCAAAAAGCTACGTGAAACTTTAGGTCCTTTGTATAAAGAGCATGCTGCTTTAGCAAATCATCCTTCATAA
- a CDS encoding serine hydrolase domain-containing protein encodes MFKSIKYFSFIAALWLTSACSEQITDKLVASQNLKKLQIEGTNLERIDSLIGSALINNWTAGATALVAKNGEVIYDKGFGFKDRETKSLMRPTDIFRIASMSKPIISVATMILVEQGKLKLDDPVSKYIPEFKNPQVLASFNATDTTYTTVPANKEITIKHLLTHTSGIGYGFADSTLKKIYDKHDIPDLATVKNITIEQSMKKLGTLPLGVQPDAKFYYGLSTDVLGYVIEVASGKKLDFFLKEYIFSPIGMNSTYFFLPPESTYRLAAMYSETPEGRLIKTYPISGKFNINYPIRGAKTYLSGGSGLCSTVEDYALFLQMILNKGTYGGKRILKAETIELMSQNHIGDLQVGKNKFGLGFEIATEQGLANGAKVGKLSWSGAFNTMFWIDPQRNAIAVLMTQVYPAIHKREFYNKFETLVNDALDRGLKEKD; translated from the coding sequence ATGTTTAAGAGCATTAAATACTTCAGTTTTATAGCAGCATTATGGTTAACAAGTGCCTGCTCAGAACAGATTACAGATAAACTGGTAGCTAGCCAAAATCTTAAAAAATTACAGATTGAGGGAACGAATCTTGAGAGGATTGATAGCCTAATAGGCTCGGCCCTTATCAATAACTGGACGGCCGGTGCAACCGCTTTGGTGGCAAAAAATGGTGAGGTTATTTATGATAAAGGCTTTGGATTTAAAGACCGCGAAACTAAATCCTTAATGCGCCCAACAGATATTTTCAGAATCGCTTCTATGAGTAAGCCAATTATTTCTGTAGCCACCATGATTTTGGTTGAACAAGGAAAATTGAAATTAGATGACCCTGTTTCTAAATACATCCCCGAGTTTAAAAACCCACAAGTTTTAGCCAGTTTTAACGCTACCGATACCACTTATACCACCGTACCTGCAAATAAAGAAATTACCATTAAGCATTTGCTTACCCATACATCGGGTATTGGTTATGGCTTTGCAGATTCTACCCTAAAAAAAATATATGATAAACATGATATCCCAGATTTAGCCACGGTAAAAAATATCACGATAGAACAAAGCATGAAAAAGCTAGGTACTTTGCCTTTAGGCGTACAGCCGGATGCTAAGTTTTATTATGGTTTAAGTACCGATGTTTTAGGATATGTGATAGAAGTTGCCTCTGGTAAAAAGCTAGATTTCTTCTTGAAAGAATATATTTTTAGCCCGATAGGGATGAATAGTACTTACTTTTTCTTGCCTCCGGAAAGCACTTACCGTTTAGCAGCTATGTACAGCGAAACGCCAGAAGGCAGATTAATAAAAACTTACCCTATCAGTGGTAAATTCAACATCAATTACCCTATTAGAGGTGCTAAAACTTACCTTTCGGGAGGTTCTGGCTTATGCTCTACCGTAGAAGATTATGCCTTGTTTTTACAAATGATTTTAAATAAAGGCACTTATGGAGGTAAAAGAATTTTAAAAGCAGAAACCATAGAGCTGATGTCCCAAAACCATATTGGAGATTTACAAGTAGGTAAAAATAAGTTTGGTTTAGGTTTCGAGATTGCTACCGAACAAGGCTTGGCAAACGGCGCTAAAGTGGGTAAATTAAGCTGGAGCGGAGCTTTTAATACGATGTTTTGGATAGACCCCCAAAGAAATGCTATAGCCGTTTTAATGACTCAGGTTTACCCTGCCATCCATAAAAGAGAATTTTATAACAAGTTTGAAACTTTGGTAAATGATGCGTTAGATAGAGGTTTGAAGGAGAAAGATTGA
- a CDS encoding MiaB/RimO family radical SAM methylthiotransferase, which produces MLELNIPSKEHDEARQGEALVIEATKNNNGRKLYIESYGCAMNFSDSEIVASILADDGFVTTADFTEADIVFINTCSIRENAEVRVRNRLKQFSASKAKNPGMIVGVLGCMAERLKAKFLEEEKLVDVVVGPDAYRDLPNLINKVDDGNKAVNVLLSREETYADINPVRLNSNGISAFISIMRGCDNMCSFCVVPFTRGRERSRDAHSVVKEAQDLYAAGYREVTLLGQNVDSYKWKKPHPQSLSEGEVSAGDSLEALDNKVIIQEEPLDRSSLSFGEGGGEVVNFAQLLEMVALVSPDLRVRFSTSHPKDITDEVLHTIAKYDNICNYIHLPVQSGNSRVLEIMNRTYDRQWYMERVEAIRRIIPECSISTDIITGFCSETEEEHQDTLSMMDFVKYEFAYMFSYSERPGTPAAKKFKDDIPEEVKQRRLEEVIAKQQINSHYRAQRRIGKVEKVLIEGFSKKSKNDYCGRSDQNFMVIFPVGDAYKPGDYVNVLVEKTTTATLIGKVVE; this is translated from the coding sequence ATGTTAGAATTGAATATACCTTCTAAAGAGCATGATGAAGCCAGGCAGGGTGAAGCTCTTGTAATAGAGGCAACAAAAAATAACAACGGCCGCAAATTATATATAGAAAGTTACGGTTGTGCCATGAACTTTTCTGATAGCGAAATAGTAGCTTCTATTCTTGCTGATGATGGTTTTGTAACCACAGCAGATTTTACAGAAGCAGATATTGTATTTATCAATACCTGCTCTATACGTGAAAATGCTGAAGTAAGAGTAAGAAACAGACTGAAACAGTTTAGCGCTTCTAAAGCTAAAAATCCAGGGATGATTGTGGGCGTTTTAGGCTGTATGGCAGAGCGCTTAAAAGCAAAATTCTTAGAAGAAGAAAAACTGGTTGATGTGGTGGTTGGCCCAGATGCTTACCGCGATTTACCTAATCTCATTAATAAAGTTGATGATGGTAACAAAGCCGTAAACGTATTATTAAGTAGAGAAGAAACCTATGCAGATATCAATCCGGTGAGGTTAAACTCCAACGGAATTTCTGCTTTTATCTCTATCATGAGAGGTTGCGATAATATGTGTTCTTTCTGTGTGGTGCCTTTTACCAGAGGTAGAGAGCGCAGCAGAGACGCACATTCTGTAGTAAAAGAAGCACAAGATTTATATGCTGCCGGCTACCGCGAGGTTACTTTATTAGGACAAAATGTTGATTCTTATAAGTGGAAGAAGCCTCACCCTCAATCCCTCTCCGAAGGAGAGGTAAGCGCAGGAGATAGCTTAGAAGCCTTAGATAATAAAGTTATAATACAAGAAGAGCCACTAGATAGGAGCTCCCTCTCCTTTGGAGAGGGCGGGGGTGAGGTCGTAAACTTTGCACAATTGCTAGAAATGGTAGCTTTGGTAAGTCCGGATTTAAGAGTGAGATTCTCTACATCGCATCCAAAAGATATTACCGATGAGGTTTTACACACCATAGCTAAATACGATAATATTTGTAATTATATTCACCTTCCAGTACAATCTGGTAATTCTAGGGTGTTAGAAATAATGAACCGTACTTACGACCGCCAGTGGTATATGGAAAGGGTAGAAGCTATCAGACGCATTATTCCGGAGTGTTCAATTTCTACAGATATCATTACAGGTTTTTGCTCAGAAACAGAAGAAGAGCATCAAGATACTTTAAGCATGATGGATTTTGTGAAGTATGAGTTTGCTTATATGTTCTCTTATTCTGAAAGACCAGGTACGCCAGCGGCTAAGAAATTTAAAGATGATATTCCAGAAGAGGTTAAGCAAAGAAGACTAGAAGAGGTTATCGCTAAACAACAAATAAACAGTCATTACAGGGCGCAAAGAAGAATAGGTAAGGTAGAGAAAGTTTTGATTGAGGGTTTCTCTAAAAAATCTAAAAATGACTATTGCGGTCGTAGCGATCAAAACTTCATGGTTATTTTCCCTGTTGGGGATGCTTATAAACCAGGAGATTATGTGAACGTTTTAGTAGAAAAAACAACAACAGCAACATTAATTGGTAAAGTGGTTGAATAG
- the secG gene encoding preprotein translocase subunit SecG, with the protein MTTFLIILAIVICVLLVLIILVQNPKGGGLSSGFSSSNNIMGVQRTGDFLEKGSWGLAIALMVIALLINVSSPSATTGSGPARDSKIQEQIDKTAAPSALPSLPQGKPADTAK; encoded by the coding sequence ATGACAACGTTTTTAATCATACTAGCAATTGTTATTTGTGTACTGCTGGTTTTAATTATTTTAGTACAAAACCCTAAAGGTGGAGGTTTATCTTCAGGTTTTTCTTCATCAAACAATATCATGGGCGTACAACGTACCGGAGATTTCTTAGAAAAAGGAAGCTGGGGTTTAGCTATTGCTTTAATGGTAATTGCTTTATTAATAAATGTAAGTTCTCCTAGCGCTACTACGGGTAGTGGGCCGGCAAGAGATTCTAAAATTCAAGAACAAATTGATAAAACAGCTGCACCATCTGCATTGCCATCATTACCACAAGGTAAACCAGCAGATACAGCTAAGTAA
- a CDS encoding sigma-54-dependent transcriptional regulator, with amino-acid sequence MDIQEIKQRFGIIGASPLLHRAIDIARQVAPTDITVLITGESGSGKEVFSHIIHQLSARKHGPFIAVNCGAIPEGTIDSELFGHEKGSFTGAHEARKGYFEVVNGGTIFLDEVGELPLGTQARLLRVLESGEYIRVGSSKVQKTDVRVVAATNVEMYEAVKAGKFREDLYYRLNTVPLKIPPLRDRREDIHLLFRKFVADFSDKYRSPNVTLDEGAVQVLTNFNWPGNVRQLKNIAEQIAVLEKNRHITAQTLLSYIPQDQQSSLPMRLDNGKKEDFSERDILYKVLFDMKKDMVELKKLVADIIQSGDNVSSYAASHPQILNSLYQDLDVQHVEPQLTIQQPVVNRQDDFHITQDAEEIEESLSLIDKEADMIKKALKKHKGKRKSAAEELGISERTLYRKIKELNLN; translated from the coding sequence ATGGATATACAAGAAATTAAACAACGGTTTGGTATTATAGGAGCTTCGCCCCTGTTGCACCGAGCTATTGATATAGCCAGACAAGTTGCGCCTACAGATATTACGGTATTAATTACTGGCGAAAGCGGTTCTGGTAAAGAAGTTTTTTCGCATATTATACATCAACTAAGCGCTCGTAAACACGGACCTTTTATTGCCGTAAACTGTGGCGCTATACCAGAAGGAACCATAGATTCTGAACTTTTTGGTCACGAAAAAGGCTCTTTTACAGGTGCCCATGAAGCCAGAAAAGGCTATTTTGAAGTGGTTAACGGTGGTACTATATTTTTAGATGAAGTTGGCGAGTTACCTTTAGGCACACAAGCTAGGTTGTTGCGTGTGTTAGAGTCTGGCGAGTATATCCGCGTGGGTTCTTCCAAAGTGCAAAAAACCGATGTTAGGGTTGTTGCAGCTACCAACGTAGAAATGTATGAAGCTGTAAAGGCGGGTAAGTTTAGGGAAGATTTATACTACCGTTTAAATACCGTACCACTTAAAATACCTCCTTTAAGAGATAGAAGAGAAGATATTCATTTATTATTTAGAAAATTTGTCGCCGATTTTTCTGATAAATACCGCTCGCCAAATGTTACTTTAGATGAAGGTGCGGTACAAGTTTTAACCAATTTCAACTGGCCAGGAAACGTAAGGCAGCTTAAAAACATTGCCGAACAAATAGCGGTTTTAGAGAAAAACCGACATATTACCGCTCAAACCTTGCTTTCTTATATTCCGCAAGACCAGCAATCTTCTTTACCTATGCGTTTAGATAATGGTAAAAAAGAAGATTTCTCTGAGCGTGATATCCTCTACAAAGTTCTTTTTGATATGAAAAAGGATATGGTAGAGCTTAAAAAATTAGTGGCCGATATTATTCAGAGTGGCGATAACGTTTCTAGTTATGCCGCTTCACATCCGCAAATATTAAATTCTTTATATCAGGATTTAGATGTACAGCATGTAGAGCCACAATTAACCATACAACAACCTGTCGTAAACCGTCAGGATGATTTTCATATCACTCAAGATGCAGAGGAAATAGAAGAATCTTTATCTTTGATAGACAAAGAAGCTGATATGATTAAGAAAGCGCTAAAAAAGCATAAAGGTAAACGTAAATCGGCAGCAGAAGAGTTAGGAATATCAGAACGTACTTTGTACAGAAAAATTAAAGAATTAAATCTCAATTAA
- a CDS encoding LptE family protein has protein sequence MRKRAYILLCAMLMLLNACGIYSFTGGSISAGMKTVSVALFENNAPLVVPILSQSFTEALKDRIRTQTSLSFLRTNGDADFQGRITDYNIQPVAIQGDQQVSAGLNRLTITVQVKYTNTIEPDKSFEQSFTRFRDFSTQGSAFASQEQALIKDINAQLTEDIYNRAFANW, from the coding sequence ATGAGAAAAAGAGCTTATATCTTATTATGCGCCATGCTGATGCTGTTAAATGCTTGCGGTATTTATTCCTTTACAGGAGGGTCTATATCTGCCGGGATGAAAACCGTATCTGTAGCTTTATTTGAGAATAATGCTCCCTTGGTGGTTCCAATTCTTAGTCAGAGTTTTACCGAGGCTTTAAAAGACCGTATCAGAACGCAAACATCCTTAAGTTTTTTAAGAACCAATGGCGATGCAGATTTTCAAGGTCGTATTACAGATTACAATATACAACCCGTTGCTATACAGGGCGACCAGCAGGTATCAGCTGGTTTAAATAGATTAACCATTACCGTACAGGTAAAATATACCAACACCATAGAGCCAGATAAAAGTTTCGAACAATCTTTTACCCGTTTTAGAGATTTTTCTACGCAAGGAAGTGCATTTGCCAGTCAAGAGCAGGCTTTAATAAAAGATATTAATGCACAACTAACAGAAGATATTTACAATAGGGCTTTTGCCAATTGGTAA
- the lipB gene encoding lipoyl(octanoyl) transferase LipB translates to MKNNKVFFQDWGLVPYQQAWDKQEAVFAETVAIKTVNRNHPETAQQTPNYLIFVEHPHVYTLGKSGKAENLLLNEQALIEKEASFHKINRGGDITYHGPGQLVGYPILDLDNFFTDIHLYLRTLEEAVILTLKDYGITAGRYEGYTGVWLDADNEKARKICAMGVRCSRWVTMHGFAFNVNANLDYFKNIVPCGIDDKDVTSMQRELGKAIDMDEVKAKLKQHIANLFEMDLSNT, encoded by the coding sequence ATGAAGAATAATAAAGTATTTTTTCAGGATTGGGGCTTAGTACCTTACCAACAAGCTTGGGATAAACAAGAGGCTGTTTTTGCAGAAACCGTTGCTATAAAAACGGTCAACAGGAACCATCCAGAAACAGCGCAACAAACGCCTAACTACCTTATTTTTGTAGAACACCCTCACGTTTATACGTTAGGAAAAAGCGGTAAGGCAGAAAATCTTTTGCTAAACGAACAGGCGCTTATAGAGAAAGAAGCTAGCTTCCATAAGATAAACAGGGGCGGAGATATCACCTACCATGGCCCTGGTCAATTGGTTGGTTACCCTATTTTAGATTTAGATAATTTCTTTACCGATATACACCTCTACCTTCGCACTTTAGAAGAAGCCGTTATTTTAACTTTAAAAGATTATGGCATTACAGCCGGCCGATACGAAGGTTATACCGGCGTTTGGCTAGATGCCGATAATGAAAAAGCTCGTAAAATTTGTGCTATGGGCGTAAGATGCAGTCGCTGGGTAACCATGCATGGCTTTGCTTTTAATGTTAATGCCAACTTAGATTACTTTAAAAATATTGTCCCTTGCGGGATAGATGACAAAGACGTTACCTCTATGCAAAGAGAATTAGGTAAAGCCATAGACATGGATGAAGTTAAAGCCAAACTTAAACAGCATATAGCAAACTTATTTGAAATGGACTTATCCAATACATAA
- a CDS encoding co-chaperone GroES: MALNIKPIADRVVVEAAPAEEKTASGIYIPDTAKEKPQSGTVVAVGNGKVDEPMTVKVGDQVLYGKYSGTEITYEGKEYLIMRESDIYAVL; this comes from the coding sequence ATGGCATTGAATATTAAACCTATCGCAGACAGAGTAGTGGTAGAAGCTGCTCCTGCAGAAGAAAAAACTGCATCAGGTATTTACATTCCTGACACTGCTAAAGAAAAACCCCAAAGTGGAACTGTTGTAGCCGTTGGTAACGGTAAAGTTGATGAGCCAATGACTGTAAAAGTTGGTGATCAGGTTTTATATGGAAAATATTCTGGTACTGAAATCACTTACGAAGGTAAAGAGTATTTAATCATGCGTGAGTCTGATATTTACGCTGTTCTTTAG
- the groL gene encoding chaperonin GroEL (60 kDa chaperone family; promotes refolding of misfolded polypeptides especially under stressful conditions; forms two stacked rings of heptamers to form a barrel-shaped 14mer; ends can be capped by GroES; misfolded proteins enter the barrel where they are refolded when GroES binds) produces the protein MAKQVKYNVEARDALKRGVDILANAVKVTLGPKGRNVIIDKKFGSPAITKDGVTVAKEIELKDALENMGAQMVKEVASKTADIAGDGTTTATVLAQAIVTAGIKNVAAGANPMDLKRGIDKAVTAVVANLKSQSQTVGEDNNKIKQVASISANNDDVIGSLIAEAMAKVGKDGVITVEEAKGTETEVKTVEGMQFDRGYLSPYFVTNADKMEVELDNPYILIYDKKISNMKELLPVLEKQVQTGKPLLIIAEDLDGEALATLVVNKIRGSLKVAAVKAPGFGDRRKAMLEDIAILTGGTVISEERGYKLENADLSYLGQAEKITVDKDNTTIINGVGNSEDIKARVNQIKAQIETTTSDYDKEKLQERLAKLAGGVAVLYVGAATEVEMKEKKDRVDDALHATRAAVEEGIVAGGGVAFIRAVESLEGLKGANEDETTGIKIIKRAIEEPLRQICANAGIEGSIVVHNVKQGKADYGYNARTDVYENLIGAGVIDPTKVSRVALENAASIAAMLLTTECVLADEAEEGSSSPAMPPMGGGMGGMM, from the coding sequence ATGGCAAAACAAGTTAAATACAATGTAGAAGCCCGTGATGCTTTAAAACGCGGTGTAGATATTTTAGCTAATGCAGTTAAAGTAACTTTAGGTCCTAAAGGAAGAAATGTAATTATCGATAAGAAATTTGGTTCTCCTGCTATCACTAAAGATGGTGTTACTGTAGCTAAAGAAATCGAATTGAAAGATGCTTTAGAGAACATGGGTGCTCAAATGGTTAAAGAAGTAGCTTCTAAAACTGCTGATATTGCAGGTGATGGTACTACTACGGCTACTGTTTTAGCGCAAGCTATTGTAACTGCGGGTATTAAAAATGTGGCTGCTGGTGCAAATCCAATGGATTTAAAACGCGGTATTGATAAAGCCGTTACTGCAGTTGTTGCAAACTTAAAATCTCAGTCTCAAACTGTAGGCGAAGACAATAACAAAATTAAGCAAGTAGCTTCTATTTCAGCTAATAACGATGATGTGATTGGGTCTTTAATTGCTGAGGCTATGGCTAAAGTAGGTAAAGATGGTGTTATCACTGTTGAAGAAGCAAAAGGTACAGAAACTGAAGTTAAAACTGTAGAAGGTATGCAGTTTGATAGAGGTTACTTATCTCCTTACTTTGTTACCAATGCTGATAAAATGGAAGTAGAATTAGATAATCCTTATATCTTAATCTACGATAAAAAAATCAGTAACATGAAAGAGTTATTACCTGTTTTAGAAAAACAAGTACAAACTGGCAAACCTCTTTTAATTATTGCTGAGGATTTAGACGGAGAAGCATTAGCTACTTTAGTGGTTAATAAAATCCGTGGTTCATTAAAAGTTGCTGCTGTTAAAGCTCCAGGTTTTGGTGATAGAAGAAAAGCTATGTTAGAAGACATCGCTATCTTAACTGGCGGTACTGTAATTTCTGAAGAAAGAGGTTATAAATTAGAAAACGCAGATCTTTCTTACTTAGGTCAGGCAGAAAAAATCACTGTTGATAAAGATAATACAACAATCATTAATGGTGTTGGTAACAGTGAAGATATCAAAGCTCGCGTTAATCAAATTAAAGCTCAGATAGAAACTACTACATCAGACTACGATAAAGAAAAATTACAAGAGCGCTTAGCTAAATTAGCTGGTGGTGTTGCTGTTCTTTATGTTGGTGCTGCTACAGAAGTAGAAATGAAAGAGAAAAAAGACCGTGTTGACGATGCTTTACATGCTACAAGAGCAGCTGTAGAAGAAGGGATTGTTGCAGGTGGTGGTGTTGCTTTCATCAGAGCGGTTGAGTCTTTAGAAGGCTTAAAAGGCGCTAATGAGGATGAAACTACAGGTATCAAAATCATTAAAAGAGCTATAGAAGAGCCTTTACGTCAAATTTGTGCTAACGCAGGAATTGAAGGTTCTATTGTAGTACATAACGTTAAACAAGGTAAAGCAGATTACGGTTACAATGCTCGTACTGATGTTTACGAGAACTTAATTGGTGCTGGTGTTATAGACCCTACTAAAGTTTCTCGTGTTGCATTAGAAAATGCTGCTTCTATTGCTGCTATGTTGTTAACAACAGAGTGTGTTTTAGCTGACGAAGCTGAAGAAGGTTCTTCTTCTCCTGCTATGCCTCCTATGGGTGGCGGTATGGGCGGTATGATGTAA
- a CDS encoding NAD(P)-dependent oxidoreductase, with protein MRRPLISILNSSTFGKHFADHMSTLEAFADIKHITVPADIDGDALAEYLKDADGIIASVTPKIPRATLEKCKNLVLLVRHGIGCDNVDLEAATELGIMVSRVKGIIEKEAVAEYAVSLLMAGSRKLVSGSRAVRNSDWSKRAGMIGMEIKGKTIGIIGLGNIGSRSSEILAKGFGANVVASDPYIAKERFAQFGAKEVSLDELIKTSSAILFHCPLTDETKRMLGKAQFDSMQKDAVLVNTCRGELVDEDALYAALQNGPLGVYATDVVEGEPIDGNHRLAKLENTIITPHLGGYSWESLHGMGQTCVDDAVSVFQNNGVAGELANPEVLQTKRRVWSSH; from the coding sequence ATGAGAAGACCATTAATTTCAATTCTTAACTCTAGCACCTTCGGTAAACACTTTGCTGACCACATGAGCACCTTAGAAGCCTTTGCCGATATTAAACATATTACCGTACCAGCAGATATTGATGGCGATGCCCTTGCAGAATATTTAAAAGACGCTGATGGTATTATTGCCAGCGTTACGCCAAAAATTCCTAGAGCAACTTTAGAAAAGTGTAAAAACTTAGTCCTTTTAGTACGTCATGGTATTGGTTGTGATAATGTAGATTTAGAAGCCGCTACAGAATTAGGCATCATGGTGTCCAGAGTTAAAGGTATTATTGAGAAAGAAGCTGTTGCAGAATACGCTGTTTCTTTATTGATGGCTGGGTCTAGAAAATTAGTTTCGGGTTCAAGAGCGGTAAGAAATAGCGATTGGAGTAAAAGAGCCGGAATGATTGGTATGGAGATAAAAGGCAAAACCATTGGTATTATTGGTTTAGGAAATATTGGCTCTCGTAGCTCAGAAATATTGGCTAAAGGTTTTGGAGCAAATGTAGTTGCATCAGACCCATATATCGCTAAAGAAAGATTTGCCCAATTTGGTGCTAAAGAAGTTTCTTTAGACGAGTTGATTAAAACTTCTAGTGCTATTTTGTTCCACTGCCCACTAACAGATGAAACTAAAAGAATGTTAGGTAAGGCGCAGTTTGATAGCATGCAAAAAGATGCCGTTTTGGTAAATACTTGTCGTGGAGAATTGGTTGATGAAGACGCTTTATATGCGGCTTTACAAAACGGACCACTGGGCGTTTACGCAACAGATGTGGTAGAAGGCGAGCCTATAGATGGAAACCACAGATTAGCAAAATTAGAAAACACCATTATTACACCTCACCTAGGTGGTTATAGCTGGGAATCTTTGCATGGTATGGGTCAAACTTGTGTTGATGATGCTGTTTCGGTTTTCCAAAATAATGGAGTTGCAGGCGAGTTGGCTAATCCTGAAGTTTTACAAACAAAACGCAGAGTATGGTCCTCTCACTAG